One Solibacillus sp. R5-41 DNA segment encodes these proteins:
- a CDS encoding Lmo0850 family protein has product MAKEIDLKRIVTNLSKLGVTATVTKSRNEFLKVLTPPTQTPQTQN; this is encoded by the coding sequence ATGGCGAAAGAGATTGATTTAAAACGTATTGTTACAAACTTATCTAAATTAGGTGTTACGGCGACAGTTACGAAATCTCGTAACGAATTTTTAAAAGTTTTAACACCACCAACACAAACACCACAAACGCAAAATTGA
- a CDS encoding FtsW/RodA/SpoVE family cell cycle protein, with protein MDTNKLSFNKRFDWPLAIILMMFLGVSLLAISSAQTSGQYGNNFVPQQILNYMIGAMIVAFVMYFDPDQYKKLAWPFYWFGIALLVAVVVIPSSTGITVFVNGAQSWFKTPIGNIQPAEFMKTFYILATAYLISTHHAANPNKTIKTDCMLLLKMSLTLVVPLGLIMLQPDLGSSLVFIAITAALIIVAGVTWKIILPLFGGVFALGGALLWMAVYMQDFLEKTFGFQPYQFARIYSWLDPYSYATSDGYHLITSLNAIGSGEVFGKGFMGREVYVAENHTDFIFAVIGEEWGFIGASGVICLYFLLIYHLTKTTLLLKDPFCTYVCAGIIAMITFHVFENIGMTIQLLPITGIPLPFLSYGGSSLMGNALAIGLVFGMKFHYRTYMFNANDPEED; from the coding sequence ATGGATACAAATAAACTTAGTTTTAATAAGCGGTTTGACTGGCCACTTGCCATTATATTAATGATGTTTCTAGGTGTCAGTTTATTGGCGATTTCTTCCGCCCAAACATCAGGGCAATATGGGAATAATTTTGTCCCCCAACAAATTTTAAATTATATGATCGGCGCCATGATCGTTGCATTCGTTATGTACTTCGATCCCGATCAATATAAAAAGCTCGCATGGCCATTTTACTGGTTTGGAATAGCATTACTTGTCGCAGTAGTAGTCATCCCTTCGTCAACGGGAATAACGGTATTCGTTAACGGGGCACAAAGTTGGTTTAAAACACCTATTGGTAATATACAACCAGCAGAGTTTATGAAAACCTTTTATATTCTCGCAACAGCCTATTTAATTAGTACGCATCACGCAGCTAATCCGAACAAAACAATAAAAACTGATTGTATGCTTCTTCTAAAAATGAGTTTGACTTTAGTAGTACCATTAGGATTAATTATGTTACAACCAGACTTGGGTTCATCACTTGTATTCATCGCGATTACAGCAGCCCTCATCATTGTTGCAGGGGTAACTTGGAAGATTATCCTTCCACTCTTTGGAGGCGTATTTGCACTTGGTGGTGCATTACTTTGGATGGCTGTCTACATGCAAGACTTCCTTGAGAAAACATTTGGGTTCCAACCGTATCAATTTGCGCGTATTTATTCTTGGTTAGACCCTTATTCTTACGCCACATCTGACGGTTATCATTTAATTACATCATTAAATGCAATTGGCTCAGGTGAGGTTTTCGGAAAAGGCTTTATGGGTCGCGAAGTATATGTTGCCGAAAATCATACAGATTTTATTTTTGCAGTTATCGGAGAAGAATGGGGCTTTATCGGTGCAAGTGGCGTCATCTGTCTATACTTCCTATTAATTTATCATTTAACTAAGACAACACTCTTACTAAAAGATCCCTTCTGTACATATGTTTGTGCAGGAATTATTGCCATGATTACGTTCCACGTTTTTGAAAATATCGGAATGACGATTCAATTATTACCGATTACAGGTATTCCTTTACCGTTTTTAAGCTACGGGGGTAGTTCGTTAATGGGGAATGCGCTAGCAATTGGGCTTGTATTCGGTATGAAATTCCATTACCGCACGTATATGTTCAATGCAAATGACCCAGAAGAAGATTAA